One genomic segment of Arcobacter lacus includes these proteins:
- the radA gene encoding DNA repair protein RadA: MAKKKISLFECQHCGEQSSKWLGKCPNCDSWDSFIELNQEQQEVLKQTIKVSNSTSKAKPITEILQDDVSRFSSFNYEFDLVLGGGIVPGSLTLIGGSPGVGKSTLLLKVAGSIAKSNKKVLYVSGEESAGQIKLRANRLEANSDNLFLLSEIKLEEIMDELLREDYEVCIIDSIQTIYSSSLTSAPGSVSQVREITFELMRKAKESNIAMFIIGHITKDGSIAGPRVLEHMVDTVLYFEGEASRELRMLRGFKNRFGSTSEIGIFEMTAEGLISAKDIASKFFDKNKSQSGSALTVSMEGSRAIILEVQALVCESTYPNPKRSATGFDTNRLTMLLALLEKKIDLPLNNYDVFINISGGIRIKESSADLAVIAAIISSFRDRPISKESVFIGEVSLTGEIKDVYSIDIRLKEAQAQGIKKAVIAQKTNLKLDIKTFAVDEVSKMIELF; this comes from the coding sequence ATGGCAAAGAAAAAAATTTCACTTTTTGAGTGTCAACATTGTGGAGAACAATCATCAAAATGGCTTGGTAAATGTCCAAATTGTGACTCTTGGGATAGTTTTATTGAATTAAACCAAGAACAACAAGAAGTATTAAAACAAACTATAAAAGTTTCAAATTCAACTTCTAAAGCAAAACCAATTACAGAAATTTTACAAGATGATGTTTCAAGATTTTCTTCTTTTAACTATGAATTTGACTTAGTTTTAGGAGGAGGAATAGTTCCTGGAAGTTTAACTTTAATTGGAGGAAGTCCAGGGGTTGGGAAATCTACACTTTTGCTTAAAGTTGCAGGAAGTATTGCAAAAAGTAATAAAAAAGTTTTATATGTTTCAGGAGAAGAAAGTGCTGGTCAGATAAAACTAAGAGCAAATCGACTTGAAGCAAATAGCGATAATCTATTTTTATTAAGTGAAATTAAACTTGAAGAGATTATGGATGAGCTATTAAGGGAAGATTATGAAGTTTGTATTATTGACTCTATTCAAACAATTTATTCTTCAAGTTTAACTAGTGCACCAGGAAGTGTTTCACAAGTAAGAGAAATCACTTTTGAACTAATGCGTAAAGCAAAAGAGTCAAATATTGCTATGTTTATAATTGGACACATAACAAAAGATGGAAGTATTGCAGGTCCTAGAGTTTTGGAACATATGGTTGATACAGTTTTATATTTTGAAGGAGAAGCTAGTAGAGAATTACGAATGTTAAGAGGTTTTAAAAATCGATTTGGTTCAACTTCTGAAATTGGTATATTTGAGATGACAGCAGAAGGACTTATAAGTGCAAAAGATATAGCTTCAAAATTCTTCGATAAAAATAAATCACAAAGTGGTTCAGCATTAACAGTATCAATGGAAGGAAGTCGAGCAATAATTTTAGAAGTTCAAGCACTTGTTTGTGAAAGTACTTATCCAAATCCTAAAAGAAGTGCAACAGGATTTGATACAAATAGGCTTACAATGCTTTTAGCATTACTTGAAAAAAAGATTGATTTACCACTAAATAATTATGATGTTTTTATAAATATTAGTGGAGGAATTAGAATAAAAGAAAGTAGTGCTGATTTAGCTGTAATTGCTGCAATAATTTCAAGTTTTAGAGATAGACCAATTTCAAAAGAGTCTGTATTTATTGGTGAAGTTTCACTAACTGGTGAAATAAAAGATGTTTATTCTATTGATATTAGGCTAAAAGAAGCTCAAGCACAAGGAATAAAAAAAGCTGTAATTGCACAAAAAACAAATCTAAAATTAGATATTAAAACTTTTGCAGTTGATGAAGTATCTAAAATGATAGAGTTATTTTAA
- a CDS encoding YqiA/YcfP family alpha/beta fold hydrolase, which translates to MIIYIHGFASCGFGSKAQKFKEYFEEEIITISLPTIPNLAIDTLEQIIEFSLNKDENVYLIGSSLGGFYSLYLANKYDLKAVLINPAVNPWNTLHRYEGVEFVTNYYDNSRFEFTQSHINSLKNYKVEDLKNPQNFITLLQEEDEVLDFNEAAIKLEDTELIVEEGGSHSFDGIERYFRKINSFFYN; encoded by the coding sequence ATGATAATTTATATTCATGGTTTTGCTAGTTGTGGATTTGGTTCAAAAGCACAAAAATTTAAAGAGTATTTTGAAGAAGAGATAATTACTATTTCTCTTCCTACAATTCCAAATTTAGCTATTGATACTTTAGAACAAATAATAGAATTTTCTTTAAATAAAGATGAAAATGTATATTTGATTGGTTCTTCTTTAGGTGGTTTTTATAGTTTATATTTGGCAAATAAATATGATTTAAAAGCAGTTTTAATAAATCCTGCTGTTAATCCTTGGAATACTTTGCATAGATATGAAGGAGTTGAATTTGTGACAAATTATTATGATAATTCTCGATTTGAATTTACTCAAAGTCATATAAATTCATTAAAAAATTATAAGGTTGAAGATCTAAAAAATCCACAAAATTTTATAACTTTATTACAAGAAGAAGATGAAGTTTTAGATTTTAATGAAGCAGCGATAAAATTAGAGGATACTGAACTTATTGTAGAAGAGGGCGGAAGCCACTCTTTTGATGGAATTGAAAGATATTTTAGAAAAATAAATAGTTTTTTTTATAATTAG
- the ftsY gene encoding signal recognition particle-docking protein FtsY, producing the protein MFSFFKKDEALEVEKKIEEDKSFFSKALEKTFSSIKNVVPQKKEKISFEEIEELLIEADMEYEIIEKAMNGLPDMITRKQLRHRLVMLFEHAPEVNLANTKPFVRLIIGVNGAGKTTTIAKLANKLKKEGKSVILGAGDTFRAAAIEQLSTWANKLDIPIIKTQQGHDASAVAFDTISAAVARNIDDVIIDTAGRLQTQTNLNNELKKIVKVCSKAMSDAPHQKLLILDGTQGNSAIAQARAFHEIVGIDGIIVTKLDGTAKGGALFSISNQLELPIFYVGIGEKQDDLIEFSPDNFVDSLLDQIYISE; encoded by the coding sequence ATGTTTAGTTTTTTTAAAAAAGATGAAGCTTTAGAAGTTGAGAAAAAAATAGAAGAAGACAAATCTTTTTTTTCAAAAGCTTTAGAAAAAACTTTTTCAAGCATAAAAAATGTTGTTCCTCAAAAGAAAGAGAAAATATCTTTTGAGGAAATTGAAGAGTTACTAATCGAAGCAGATATGGAATATGAAATCATAGAAAAAGCTATGAATGGACTTCCTGATATGATTACAAGAAAACAACTTCGACATAGACTTGTAATGCTTTTTGAACATGCTCCAGAAGTTAATTTAGCAAATACAAAACCATTTGTTAGATTAATAATTGGTGTAAATGGAGCAGGTAAAACTACAACTATTGCAAAATTAGCAAATAAACTAAAAAAAGAAGGAAAATCTGTAATTTTAGGTGCTGGTGATACATTTAGAGCAGCAGCAATAGAACAACTTTCAACTTGGGCAAATAAACTAGATATTCCTATTATAAAAACTCAACAAGGACATGATGCAAGTGCAGTTGCGTTTGATACGATTAGTGCTGCAGTTGCTAGAAATATTGATGATGTTATTATTGATACAGCAGGAAGATTGCAGACACAAACAAATTTAAATAATGAACTAAAAAAGATTGTTAAAGTTTGTTCAAAAGCTATGAGTGATGCGCCTCATCAAAAATTACTTATTTTAGATGGAACTCAAGGAAATAGCGCTATTGCACAAGCTCGTGCATTTCACGAAATAGTTGGAATTGATGGTATAATAGTTACAAAACTTGATGGAACTGCAAAAGGTGGAGCTTTATTTTCTATATCAAATCAGTTAGAACTTCCTATTTTTTATGTAGGAATTGGAGAAAAGCAAGATGATTTAATTGAATTCTCACCTGATAATTTCGTAGATAGTTTACTTGATCAAATCTATATTTCAGAATAA
- a CDS encoding TlpA family protein disulfide reductase, translating into MKFKTLAFLSILTILFFTGCDSKDNSQNKGQTEQPDRKTEFQLETADKQTVNITLLNDKIVFKDYPNKIVLLNFFATWCPPCKAEIPNLIQLQNDYKNDFVIVSILLEDMKTHEELQKFITTFNINYPITNASENFDLAKSLGGIKSIPTMFLVDKDGNVFQKYVGLVPSEMMEIDIKKVLTK; encoded by the coding sequence ATGAAGTTTAAAACTTTAGCATTTTTGTCTATTTTAACTATTTTATTTTTTACAGGTTGTGATTCGAAAGATAATAGTCAAAATAAAGGACAAACAGAACAACCAGATAGAAAAACTGAATTTCAACTAGAAACAGCTGATAAACAAACAGTTAATATCACTTTATTAAATGATAAAATAGTTTTCAAAGATTATCCAAATAAAATAGTTTTATTAAACTTTTTTGCAACATGGTGCCCACCTTGTAAGGCTGAAATTCCAAATTTAATACAACTTCAAAATGATTATAAAAATGACTTTGTAATTGTATCTATCTTACTTGAAGACATGAAAACACACGAAGAACTACAAAAATTTATTACAACTTTTAATATAAATTATCCTATTACGAATGCTTCTGAAAACTTTGATTTAGCAAAAAGTTTAGGTGGAATAAAATCTATTCCAACAATGTTTTTAGTTGACAAAGATGGAAATGTTTTTCAAAAATATGTAGGTTTAGTTCCTAGTGAAATGATGGAAATTGATATTAAAAAAGTATTAACTAAGTAG
- a CDS encoding 5-formyltetrahydrofolate cyclo-ligase — protein sequence MEKNHKSDFRKSCIKKIESISFCTKYYKNKIIVKKIDKFIKNSKAKNILLYIPLGMEVDVRPLINNLRKYKKNVYVPFMYLDSFKAVKYRLPLHKKKFGIKEPNNSFAKPKKIDVAVVPVVGVDVLNKRIGYGKGMYDRFFDKLNYKPTIIFTQLVLCKSNSILSDNYDIKADYIITS from the coding sequence ATGGAGAAGAATCACAAAAGTGATTTTAGAAAATCGTGTATAAAAAAAATAGAATCTATTTCTTTTTGTACAAAGTATTATAAAAACAAAATTATTGTAAAAAAAATTGATAAGTTTATAAAAAATAGTAAGGCGAAAAATATTTTATTATACATACCTTTGGGTATGGAAGTAGATGTTAGACCTTTAATAAATAACTTAAGAAAATATAAAAAGAATGTTTATGTACCATTTATGTACTTGGATAGTTTTAAAGCAGTGAAATATAGACTTCCTTTGCATAAAAAGAAATTTGGAATAAAAGAGCCAAATAATTCGTTTGCTAAACCTAAAAAAATTGATGTTGCCGTTGTTCCAGTTGTTGGAGTTGATGTGCTAAATAAAAGAATAGGTTATGGAAAAGGTATGTATGATAGATTTTTTGACAAATTGAATTATAAACCAACGATAATTTTTACACAATTAGTACTTTGTAAAAGTAATAGTATTTTAAGTGATAATTACGATATAAAAGCAGATTATATTATTACAAGTTAA
- the rny gene encoding ribonuclease Y has product MEDLIVAIIVGAFSSAISIFVVRKLDRAKFEVFIEQAKAKAKVIEHEAEMALKDAQLKAKIECDREFKSAKREYETMLSKIEKKEKELNEHLESELKAIKLEKEQIVEKNRKITTLKDGLEEQKKTYEEKTLEAIKILENACGLTQSEAKELMLKKVKEDSRAEISSIFRKRYKIAEQNTKNEINNMLSQAVTRYAGEFAAERLINNIPLNDEETKGKIIGKEGRNIKALEMLLGVDIIIDDTPNTITVSSFNLYRRAVATKTIRELLEDGRIQPARIEEIYKKVKSEFDKNIQKEGEDVVMELGIKTMHPELIKLVGRLRYRASYGQNALAHTLEVAHLSGLLASQMGGDAILARRAGLLHDIGKALTHEAPGSHVDLGAEICKRYDECDTVINAIYAHHGHEEPINVESAAVCASDALSAARPGARREVLESFLKRVEEVENISTSKLGVLNAYAINAGREVRVIVKAELVNDDEAVLLATEIAKEIEEKVQYPGEIKVNVIRETRAESYAR; this is encoded by the coding sequence ATGGAAGATTTGATAGTAGCAATAATTGTCGGAGCATTTAGTTCAGCAATTAGTATTTTTGTTGTGAGAAAATTAGATAGGGCAAAATTTGAGGTTTTTATTGAGCAAGCAAAAGCAAAAGCAAAAGTAATTGAACACGAAGCAGAAATGGCTTTAAAGGATGCACAATTAAAAGCAAAAATAGAATGCGATAGGGAATTTAAAAGTGCAAAAAGAGAGTATGAAACAATGCTCTCTAAAATAGAGAAAAAAGAAAAAGAGTTAAATGAACATTTAGAGTCAGAATTAAAGGCTATAAAACTTGAAAAAGAGCAAATAGTTGAAAAGAATAGAAAGATTACTACTTTAAAAGATGGACTTGAAGAACAAAAGAAAACTTATGAAGAAAAGACTTTAGAAGCTATAAAAATTCTTGAAAATGCCTGTGGATTAACTCAAAGTGAAGCAAAAGAGTTGATGCTAAAAAAAGTTAAAGAAGATTCAAGAGCTGAGATTTCATCAATATTTAGAAAAAGATATAAAATTGCAGAGCAAAATACAAAAAATGAAATAAACAATATGCTATCTCAAGCTGTTACAAGATATGCAGGAGAATTTGCAGCTGAAAGACTTATAAATAATATTCCTTTAAATGATGAAGAAACAAAAGGGAAAATTATAGGAAAAGAAGGAAGAAATATAAAAGCATTAGAGATGCTTTTAGGTGTTGATATTATCATTGATGATACACCAAATACAATAACTGTTTCATCATTTAACTTATATAGAAGAGCAGTTGCTACAAAAACAATAAGAGAACTACTTGAAGATGGAAGAATCCAACCTGCTAGAATAGAAGAAATTTATAAAAAAGTAAAATCAGAATTTGATAAAAATATCCAAAAAGAGGGTGAAGATGTTGTGATGGAATTAGGAATAAAAACTATGCATCCAGAACTTATCAAACTTGTAGGAAGACTAAGATATAGAGCATCTTATGGGCAAAATGCACTTGCTCATACTTTAGAAGTTGCTCATTTATCAGGACTTTTGGCTTCTCAAATGGGAGGAGATGCAATACTTGCTAGACGAGCAGGGCTTTTACATGATATAGGAAAAGCGTTAACTCATGAAGCTCCTGGAAGTCATGTTGATTTAGGTGCAGAAATATGTAAAAGATATGATGAATGTGATACAGTTATAAATGCAATTTATGCTCATCATGGACATGAAGAACCTATAAATGTAGAAAGTGCAGCTGTTTGTGCATCTGATGCACTTAGTGCTGCAAGACCAGGAGCAAGAAGAGAAGTACTTGAAAGTTTCTTAAAAAGAGTGGAAGAGGTAGAAAATATCTCTACAAGTAAACTTGGTGTTTTAAATGCTTATGCAATAAATGCAGGACGAGAAGTAAGAGTTATAGTAAAAGCGGAACTTGTAAATGATGATGAAGCAGTTTTATTAGCAACTGAAATAGCAAAAGAGATAGAAGAAAAAGTTCAATATCCTGGTGAAATAAAAGTAAATGTAATTAGAGAAACTAGAGCAGAAAGTTATGCAAGATAA
- the rsmD gene encoding 16S rRNA (guanine(966)-N(2))-methyltransferase RsmD, producing MGNNKPTTKIIAGVYKGKVLELPSLDVTRSSKSALKESVFNVLQFDIIDKIFIESFAGSGSIGLEAISRGAKRSYFIELDKNSYSILVRNCKSIDIEKCQTIQGNAFVQTPLILDFMKNSKDEIILYVDPPFDYREGMDDIYEKSFHMIENIEADNIFMIIIEHVSKLEVPQTLGKFSLDKTRKFGKSSLSYFSYTK from the coding sequence ATGGGAAATAATAAACCAACTACAAAAATAATTGCTGGTGTTTATAAAGGAAAAGTTTTAGAATTACCATCTTTAGATGTTACTAGAAGTTCAAAATCTGCATTAAAAGAGTCAGTTTTTAATGTTTTACAGTTTGATATCATAGATAAAATATTTATTGAATCTTTTGCAGGAAGTGGTTCTATTGGACTTGAAGCAATCAGTAGAGGAGCTAAAAGATCTTATTTTATAGAACTTGATAAAAACTCTTACTCTATTTTAGTAAGAAACTGTAAATCTATTGATATAGAAAAGTGTCAAACTATTCAAGGAAATGCTTTTGTTCAAACTCCTTTGATTTTAGACTTTATGAAAAATTCAAAAGATGAAATCATCTTATATGTTGATCCACCATTTGATTATAGAGAAGGAATGGATGATATTTATGAAAAATCTTTTCATATGATAGAAAATATTGAAGCTGATAATATTTTTATGATTATAATTGAACATGTATCAAAACTAGAAGTTCCTCAAACTTTAGGAAAATTTTCTTTAGATAAAACAAGAAAATTTGGTAAAAGTTCACTCTCTTATTTTTCTTATACGAAGTAA
- a CDS encoding ABC transporter permease, producing MFKIALGILIVVVLTIFFLPIFYTVSPFELNPTKILQAPSFEHLFGTDRLGRDVLARVLEGGQTSLIIGFLAASISSLVGLFIGITAGFLKGNVDRAITIIIDLFLTFPTFFLLLALVSYIQASSIILIIVISITGWMGMSRMIRSESFAISNKPYIKILKISNISNFKIVFKYFAPLLAPIFLISFTFGVGGAILAESGLSFLGLGINPPNMSWGSLLSDGKAVIDIAWWVSFFPGFMIFVITFCLIQISDYLQNLANRKEIIKS from the coding sequence ATGTTTAAAATAGCTTTAGGAATTTTAATAGTAGTTGTTTTAACTATCTTTTTCCTTCCTATTTTTTATACTGTTTCTCCTTTTGAATTAAATCCAACTAAGATTTTACAAGCACCATCTTTTGAACATCTATTTGGTACAGATAGACTTGGACGAGATGTTTTAGCAAGAGTTCTTGAAGGTGGACAAACATCTTTAATTATTGGTTTTTTAGCTGCTTCTATTTCTTCTCTTGTTGGATTGTTTATTGGGATAACTGCAGGATTTTTAAAAGGAAATGTTGATAGAGCTATAACAATAATAATTGATTTGTTTTTGACATTTCCAACATTCTTTTTACTTTTAGCATTGGTATCGTATATTCAAGCTTCTTCAATTATTTTGATTATTGTAATATCAATAACTGGTTGGATGGGAATGTCAAGAATGATAAGAAGTGAGAGTTTTGCTATAAGTAATAAACCATATATCAAAATTCTGAAAATATCAAATATTTCAAACTTTAAAATAGTTTTTAAATACTTTGCTCCACTTCTTGCTCCTATTTTTCTTATATCTTTTACTTTTGGAGTTGGTGGAGCTATTTTAGCTGAATCTGGGTTGTCATTTTTAGGACTTGGTATAAATCCTCCAAATATGAGTTGGGGAAGTTTGCTTAGTGATGGAAAAGCTGTTATTGATATAGCTTGGTGGGTTAGCTTTTTCCCGGGTTTTATGATATTTGTAATAACTTTTTGTTTAATCCAAATAAGTGATTATCTACAAAACTTAGCAAATAGAAAAGAAATAATAAAAAGTTAA
- a CDS encoding SDR family NAD(P)-dependent oxidoreductase — translation MQNILITGCSSGIGLETALILKNNGIKVYASARKDKDIQMLKDLGFITFKIDVRNKKEIEFALKTILENDLKLDCVFNNAGFGQPGAVEDLSVKTLKKQFNTNFFGLHEVTIQAMKIFRKQGYGKLIQHSSVLGIIALKFRGAYNASKYAIEGINDTLRQEVMGSNIFISTINTGPVTSKFRENALKNFNKNIKTKGSFWEETYNLELKKRLESKEDKSLFNLPPSSVGNVVLKIMNSKKPKPRYYVTKATHILGFFKRVLSTSLLDKLLNKI, via the coding sequence ATGCAAAATATACTAATTACAGGTTGTTCAAGTGGAATTGGACTTGAAACTGCACTTATTTTAAAAAATAATGGAATAAAAGTTTATGCAAGTGCAAGAAAAGACAAAGATATACAAATGCTAAAAGATTTAGGATTTATTACTTTTAAAATTGATGTTAGAAATAAAAAAGAGATAGAATTTGCACTAAAAACTATTTTAGAAAATGATTTAAAACTTGATTGTGTTTTCAATAATGCTGGTTTTGGACAACCAGGAGCCGTTGAAGATTTGAGTGTAAAAACTTTAAAAAAACAGTTTAATACAAATTTTTTTGGACTTCATGAAGTAACTATTCAAGCTATGAAAATATTTAGAAAGCAAGGATATGGAAAACTTATACAACATAGCTCTGTTTTAGGAATCATTGCTTTAAAATTTCGAGGTGCTTATAATGCTAGTAAATATGCTATTGAAGGAATAAATGACACTTTAAGACAAGAAGTTATGGGCTCAAATATTTTTATAAGTACTATAAACACTGGTCCTGTTACTTCAAAATTTAGAGAAAATGCTCTAAAAAATTTCAATAAAAATATAAAAACAAAAGGGAGTTTTTGGGAAGAAACTTATAATTTAGAACTTAAAAAAAGACTTGAATCAAAAGAAGACAAATCACTTTTTAATCTTCCTCCTTCAAGTGTAGGAAATGTAGTTTTAAAAATAATGAATAGTAAAAAACCAAAACCAAGATATTATGTAACAAAAGCTACTCATATTTTAGGCTTTTTCAAAAGAGTTCTAAGTACTTCTTTACTTGATAAACTGCTAAATAAAATTTAA
- a CDS encoding TIGR02757 family protein: protein MTKKDKEIKELLDIEVNSRNSSFEISYDKPDPLLVARRYDDEFIILLCALFAYGNAKLIVKFLDSLDFSLLNESEEKIEKELKNHYYRFQNSADVISIFKTFRRMKQENSLQNLFYEAYKKENSILEGIDTLIQKIFKVANHNSQGFTFLVSSPLKRDKQGIIKENGNAPYKRWNMYLRWMIRDDNLDLGLWKNIDKKDLILPLDTHTFKVSQKLGLLTRKNYDLKSALMITDKLKEFDNLDPIKYDFAIYRLGQEKIV from the coding sequence ATGACAAAAAAAGATAAAGAGATAAAAGAGCTTTTAGATATAGAAGTAAATAGTAGAAATAGTAGTTTTGAAATAAGTTATGATAAACCAGACCCTCTTTTGGTTGCAAGAAGATATGATGATGAGTTTATCATACTTTTATGTGCTTTGTTTGCTTATGGAAATGCAAAGTTGATAGTTAAGTTTTTGGATAGTTTGGACTTTTCACTTTTAAATGAAAGCGAAGAAAAAATAGAAAAAGAACTTAAAAATCACTATTATAGATTTCAAAATAGTGCTGATGTGATATCTATATTTAAAACTTTTAGACGAATGAAACAAGAAAATAGTTTACAAAACTTATTTTATGAAGCTTACAAAAAAGAGAACTCAATTTTAGAAGGTATTGATACTTTAATCCAAAAGATTTTTAAAGTAGCAAATCATAACTCTCAAGGTTTTACTTTTTTAGTTTCAAGTCCACTAAAAAGAGATAAACAAGGAATTATAAAAGAGAATGGAAATGCTCCATATAAAAGATGGAATATGTATCTTAGATGGATGATAAGAGATGATAATCTTGATTTAGGACTTTGGAAAAATATAGATAAAAAAGATTTGATACTTCCTCTTGATACTCACACTTTTAAAGTAAGTCAAAAGCTAGGATTATTGACACGAAAAAACTATGATTTAAAATCAGCCTTGATGATAACTGATAAACTAAAAGAATTTGATAATCTTGACCCAATTAAATACGATTTTGCGATATATAGGTTAGGACAAGAGAAAATTGTATAA
- a CDS encoding type I restriction-modification system subunit M, whose protein sequence is MSEEQKKILEQQLWNIANALRGKMDADEFRDYILGFIFYKYLSEKIVDYTNEILEPDNMTYFDVLNHEEKDEILEDIKKASVEKLGYFLRPDELFSYIAKKGNEDSNNFILDDLTKILRSIETSTMGTESEDDFIHLFEDLDLTSTKLGRTVEQRNSLISKVLSHLDKVNFELKNHDRDVLGDAYEYLIGQFAAGAGKKAGEFYTPQEVSKILAKIVTVGKERLKSVYDPTCGSGSLLLRVAKEVKDVSNFYGQELNRTTYNLARMNMIMHDIHYRKFDIKQEDTLENPQHIDIKFEAIVANPPFSANWSANNLFLNDDRFSQYGKLAPSSKADFAFVTHMIHHLDDNGTMAVVLPHGVLFRGAAEGHIREYLIENRNYLDAVIGLPSNIFYGTSIPTCILVFKKCRVHSDNILFIDASKDFEKAKNQNFLREQDIQKIIDTYKSRKQIEKYSYLANLQEIKENDYNLNIPRYVDTFNEEEIIDLDKVCNELKELEQSMKKTDETIATFCKELGIATPF, encoded by the coding sequence ATGAGTGAAGAACAAAAAAAGATATTAGAACAACAACTTTGGAATATTGCAAATGCTTTACGAGGGAAGATGGATGCAGATGAATTTAGAGATTATATATTAGGATTTATTTTTTATAAATATTTATCTGAAAAGATAGTAGATTATACAAATGAGATTTTAGAACCTGATAATATGACTTATTTTGATGTTTTAAATCATGAAGAAAAAGATGAAATTTTAGAAGATATAAAAAAAGCGTCTGTTGAAAAACTTGGATATTTTCTAAGACCTGATGAACTTTTTTCTTATATAGCAAAAAAAGGAAATGAAGACTCAAATAACTTTATTTTAGATGATTTAACAAAAATTTTAAGAAGTATTGAAACTTCAACTATGGGAACTGAAAGTGAAGATGATTTTATTCATCTATTTGAAGATTTAGATTTGACTAGCACGAAGTTAGGACGAACTGTTGAACAAAGAAATAGTTTAATATCTAAAGTTTTATCTCATTTAGACAAAGTAAATTTTGAACTAAAGAATCATGATAGAGATGTTTTAGGTGATGCTTATGAGTATCTAATAGGACAATTCGCAGCAGGTGCAGGAAAAAAAGCAGGAGAGTTTTATACACCACAAGAAGTTTCTAAAATCTTAGCAAAGATTGTAACAGTTGGAAAAGAGAGATTAAAATCAGTTTATGACCCAACTTGTGGAAGTGGTTCTTTGCTTTTAAGAGTAGCAAAAGAGGTAAAAGATGTATCAAACTTTTACGGACAAGAGTTAAATAGAACAACATATAACCTTGCAAGAATGAATATGATAATGCATGATATTCATTATAGAAAGTTTGACATAAAACAAGAAGATACTTTAGAAAATCCTCAACATATTGATATAAAGTTTGAAGCCATAGTTGCAAATCCTCCTTTTAGTGCAAATTGGAGTGCAAATAATCTATTTTTAAATGATGATAGATTTAGCCAATATGGAAAACTAGCTCCATCTTCAAAAGCTGATTTTGCCTTTGTAACTCATATGATACATCATCTTGATGATAATGGAACAATGGCAGTTGTACTTCCTCATGGTGTTTTGTTTAGAGGAGCAGCTGAAGGACATATAAGAGAGTATTTAATAGAAAATAGAAACTATCTTGATGCTGTTATAGGACTTCCTTCAAATATTTTTTATGGTACATCTATACCTACTTGTATTTTAGTATTTAAAAAGTGTAGAGTTCATAGTGATAATATACTTTTTATTGATGCTTCAAAAGATTTTGAAAAAGCAAAAAATCAAAACTTTTTAAGAGAGCAAGATATACAAAAGATTATAGATACTTATAAAAGTAGAAAACAAATAGAAAAGTATTCATATCTTGCTAATTTACAAGAGATAAAAGAAAATGACTATAACCTAAATATCCCACGATATGTTGATACATTTAATGAAGAAGAAATTATTGATTTAGACAAAGTTTGTAATGAACTAAAAGAACTTGAACAGAGTATGAAAAAAACAGATGAAACAATAGCCACTTTTTGTAAAGAACTTGGTATTGCTACACCATTTTAA